Proteins encoded in a region of the Abyssisolibacter fermentans genome:
- a CDS encoding NifB/NifX family molybdenum-iron cluster-binding protein — translation MKVAIPVEGQQLSAHFGYCEGFNIYVIENNKVASKEYLKSPEHQPGLLPRLLGQHGINVVIAGGMGSKAQELFRHNNIEVLTGAAGNADEIVEEFIKGNIVSSGEVCNNHDHHDDCGEDH, via the coding sequence ATGAAAGTTGCAATACCAGTTGAAGGACAGCAATTATCTGCACATTTTGGATATTGTGAAGGTTTTAATATTTACGTAATTGAAAATAATAAGGTTGCTAGTAAGGAATATTTGAAAAGCCCAGAACATCAACCAGGATTACTTCCTAGACTTTTAGGTCAACATGGAATAAATGTAGTTATAGCTGGTGGAATGGGATCAAAAGCTCAAGAGTTATTTAGACATAATAATATAGAAGTTTTAACTGGAGCCGCAGGAAATGCAGATGAGATAGTTGAAGAATTTATAAAAGGCAACATTGTTTCAAGTGGAGAAGTATGTAATAATCATGATCATCATGATGATTGTGGAGAAGATCATTAA
- a CDS encoding ATP-binding protein — MNQIVVISGKGGSGKTTLTSSLVYLSKNIGIADCDVETPNLDIMLKGKNIHKKKYIGGKIASIDKEKCISCYKCKENCRFSAIDDSIMINELSCEGCGVCEFVCPTSAIKLIDDETGTIYLDETEKGYFSHARLTIGADGAGKVVSEVRKELQKITDCNDILIDGSPGIGCVVIASLTGCEAAVVVTEPTQSGLEDLKRVMELVEYFNIKGLVVINKCDLNNDMTTKIEEYCKMKNFIILGKVPFDKCVSKAVKEGKPVVTYENSVAATEIYSIWENLKKYNNI, encoded by the coding sequence ATGAATCAAATCGTTGTTATAAGTGGTAAAGGTGGAAGTGGTAAAACTACATTAACATCCTCATTAGTGTATTTATCAAAGAATATTGGAATTGCTGATTGCGATGTAGAGACTCCTAATCTTGATATAATGCTTAAAGGCAAGAATATACACAAGAAAAAATATATAGGTGGTAAAATTGCTTCAATAGACAAAGAGAAATGTATATCTTGTTATAAATGTAAAGAAAATTGTAGATTTTCTGCTATTGATGATAGCATAATGATAAATGAATTAAGTTGTGAAGGTTGTGGAGTTTGCGAATTTGTGTGTCCGACATCAGCAATAAAGTTAATTGATGATGAAACAGGTACGATTTATCTTGATGAAACTGAAAAAGGCTATTTTTCACATGCTCGCTTAACAATAGGTGCTGATGGAGCTGGTAAAGTAGTATCAGAAGTAAGAAAAGAATTACAAAAAATCACTGATTGTAATGACATATTAATTGATGGATCACCAGGTATTGGATGTGTTGTAATAGCATCTTTAACGGGATGTGAAGCAGCAGTTGTAGTGACAGAACCAACTCAATCTGGTCTTGAAGATTTAAAAAGAGTAATGGAATTAGTAGAGTATTTCAATATTAAAGGATTAGTTGTTATTAATAAATGCGATTTAAATAATGATATGACAACTAAAATAGAAGAATATTGTAAGATGAAAAATTTTATTATATTAGGTAAAGTTCCATTTGATAAATGTGTTAGTAAAGCAGTTAAAGAGGGAAAACCTGTAGTCACATATGAAAATAGTGTTGCGGCTACAGAGATATATAGTATATGGGAAAATTTAAAAAAATATAATAATATATAA
- a CDS encoding P-loop NTPase, giving the protein MNIAVLSGKGGTGKTTISTNLSYKLSKLGHNVQYFDFDVEEPNGFIFFKPEISSVNDVEVLVPRVNDLLCSYCGECVEKCNFNALAIANNKMLVFEKICHSCGLCKLVCSAGAISEEKRTIGVIEKGLIDNLPVYRGVVNVGEPMGVPVIKALKKHIKESSINILDCSPGSSCSVIKTVENADYCILVTEPTKFGLNDLKITVDLLDKLKIPFGIVINKSNDDDNIIEDYCTDNTHTLLGKVPFSKDIAKKYSKGELLVDVDESFNEHMNDIIYELKKELII; this is encoded by the coding sequence ATGAATATTGCTGTGTTAAGTGGTAAAGGTGGAACTGGTAAGACTACAATTTCTACAAATTTATCTTACAAGTTAAGTAAACTAGGACATAATGTACAATATTTTGATTTTGATGTAGAAGAACCGAATGGTTTTATTTTCTTCAAGCCTGAAATCAGTAGTGTTAATGATGTTGAAGTTTTAGTACCAAGAGTAAATGATTTGTTGTGTTCTTACTGTGGAGAATGTGTTGAAAAATGTAATTTTAATGCTTTAGCTATTGCTAATAATAAGATGCTAGTGTTTGAGAAAATTTGTCATAGTTGCGGATTATGCAAATTAGTATGTTCGGCTGGAGCTATAAGTGAAGAAAAAAGAACAATTGGTGTCATAGAAAAAGGTTTGATTGATAATTTACCAGTATATCGTGGTGTGGTAAATGTTGGTGAACCAATGGGAGTACCCGTTATTAAAGCCTTAAAGAAACATATAAAAGAAAGCTCAATAAACATTTTAGATTGTTCTCCGGGTAGTTCATGTAGTGTTATAAAGACTGTTGAAAATGCAGATTATTGCATATTAGTAACTGAACCGACTAAATTTGGATTAAATGATTTAAAGATAACTGTTGATTTATTAGATAAGCTAAAAATACCTTTTGGTATAGTAATTAATAAATCTAATGATGATGATAATATAATTGAGGATTATTGTACTGATAATACCCACACGCTATTAGGTAAGGTGCCATTTTCGAAAGATATAGCTAAAAAATATTCAAAGGGAGAACTACTTGTAGATGTTGATGAAAGTTTTAATGAGCATATGAATGATATTATTTATGAACTTAAAAAGGAGTTAATAATATGA
- a CDS encoding NifB/NifX family molybdenum-iron cluster-binding protein, with product MRVCFTSEGNGVDATMDEHFGRCPYFVVVDTETDEVESHVNEGPKSEHGAGIAAAQQVGDLKVDALVTGRLGPNAKKIIQETDLKVYKKGADSVKDNIEMLKKGQLSSLS from the coding sequence ATGAGAGTATGTTTTACAAGTGAAGGTAATGGGGTAGATGCTACAATGGATGAGCATTTCGGTAGATGTCCATATTTTGTAGTTGTTGATACAGAGACAGACGAAGTAGAATCTCATGTAAATGAAGGACCAAAATCAGAACATGGTGCTGGAATTGCTGCAGCACAACAAGTTGGGGATTTAAAAGTTGATGCTTTGGTAACAGGGAGATTAGGTCCTAATGCAAAGAAAATCATACAAGAGACAGATCTAAAAGTATACAAAAAGGGTGCAGATTCTGTTAAAGACAATATTGAAATGCTTAAAAAAGGACAATTAAGTTCTTTATCATAG
- a CDS encoding Mrp/NBP35 family ATP-binding protein, whose translation MIKNIIAVMSGKGGVGKSFVSSLLAVNLRREGKKVGIMDADITGPSIPKIFGLDNERATVIDGKIQPVETKTGIKVMSLNLLLEEKNKPVIWRGPLISNAVSQFYNDTEWGELDYLVIDLPPGTADVTLTVMQSIPLNSMIIVTSPQDLVNLIVEKSIHMGKKMNISILGMVENMSYTVCPDCGKKIFLYGKSKAERISRELNIKLLSQLPINSEFTSLCDTGCIEDFSPEFKEFGDLGKKVLENIKESE comes from the coding sequence ATGATAAAGAATATAATTGCAGTAATGAGTGGAAAAGGTGGTGTTGGTAAATCATTTGTAAGTAGTTTATTGGCAGTTAACCTTAGAAGAGAAGGCAAAAAGGTTGGTATCATGGATGCAGATATAACTGGTCCAAGTATACCAAAAATATTTGGTCTCGATAACGAAAGAGCAACAGTAATAGATGGAAAAATTCAACCTGTTGAGACTAAAACAGGAATAAAAGTTATGTCATTAAATTTACTACTTGAAGAAAAAAATAAGCCAGTAATTTGGAGAGGACCTTTGATATCAAATGCAGTAAGTCAATTTTATAATGATACTGAATGGGGAGAATTAGATTATTTAGTTATTGATTTACCACCAGGAACAGCTGATGTTACATTAACTGTTATGCAAAGTATTCCATTAAATTCAATGATTATAGTAACGTCGCCACAGGATTTAGTAAATTTAATTGTTGAAAAATCAATACATATGGGTAAGAAAATGAATATATCAATCTTAGGAATGGTTGAGAATATGAGTTACACAGTATGCCCAGATTGTGGTAAGAAAATTTTCTTATATGGTAAAAGCAAAGCAGAAAGGATTTCAAGAGAACTGAACATTAAATTATTATCGCAATTACCTATAAATTCAGAATTTACTAGTTTATGCGACACTGGATGTATAGAAGATTTTTCACCAGAGTTTAAAGAGTTTGGCGATTTAGGTAAAAAGGTTTTAGAAAATATAAAGGAGAGCGAATAG
- the rpsD gene encoding 30S ribosomal protein S4, with protein sequence MARMKGPRFKQCRRLGLNVCGHPKAMKRAGKGTSRGDRKLSSYGLQLLEKQRLRGYYEVLEKQFRRYVEKAAKAEGITGEVLIQSLECRLDSLVYRAGFGNSIRQARQMVTHGHMLVNGSKVDIPSYAVKPGDVISLREKSRKNQMFADNFAEGGFALDYVEKDVDGYSAKLVRIPERESIPVEIEDQLIVEFYSRK encoded by the coding sequence ATGGCAAGAATGAAAGGACCTCGTTTTAAGCAATGTAGAAGACTTGGCTTAAACGTGTGTGGTCATCCAAAGGCAATGAAACGTGCTGGTAAAGGAACTAGCAGGGGAGATAGAAAATTATCGAGCTATGGTTTACAGCTTTTGGAAAAACAAAGACTAAGAGGATATTACGAAGTGCTTGAAAAGCAATTTAGAAGATATGTTGAAAAAGCAGCTAAAGCTGAAGGTATCACTGGTGAAGTTTTAATTCAAAGCTTAGAGTGTAGATTAGATAGTCTTGTTTATAGAGCAGGATTTGGAAATTCTATACGTCAAGCTCGTCAGATGGTAACTCATGGACATATGCTTGTAAATGGTAGCAAAGTTGATATTCCTTCTTATGCTGTTAAACCAGGAGATGTTATTAGCTTAAGAGAAAAATCTAGAAAGAACCAAATGTTTGCAGATAACTTTGCAGAAGGTGGATTCGCTTTAGATTATGTCGAAAAAGATGTTGATGGATATAGTGCTAAGCTAGTAAGAATTCCTGAAAGAGAAAGTATACCAGTAGAAATAGAAGATCAGCTTATTGTTGAATTCTACTCTCGTAAATAA